One Lytechinus pictus isolate F3 Inbred chromosome 11, Lp3.0, whole genome shotgun sequence genomic window, gcgcggaagctaaagcgttttttcaatttttttctgccatgaaaagggtcccgataaaagggtattttcaaagatatattgaatacttcccttggaaagatcatatttgattacaaacaatttagcgacagtgcataactcgcaaaacagaggagaagaagtgtatatgccgggaggaagatattcctccccgcgcagagcaatgaaactctgaagtttcaaagggcggacgtttcatcaaattcagatatctctaataccccatcgggtCTAATTcgattgattttctaagattattgaacttcattacaaggaaaatagtgcgcaaaaagttgaaacttctgtgattcattgaaattatataaaaaggatgcctaatttctttgacttatcctgaagcgcttcattttgaattataaagaaccctaagtgtcattcaaaatttcaaactgagtgcgcaaaacaggacaagagatgaatgtgcagggaaatgacatgtaGTTTAATagaatatgataataaatattgtacttttttatctaatacgacacgaattttataccttcctttttttaaattaggaacctgtttgccccaaaattatggttgattagtaatgagctgaaaagcaggagaagttgactttatggaggtgacggcagaaattgatataaagattttacccgcccatGGCCGACCCGTCCAGAAGTTGcgcaatcaattaaaaaaaaaaagataacttcatatacttcggcctaaccttactctaattccatgccctaatctatacatttgaactttaactggcaagaaacacatatagctgaggtggaaaagcagagttagagaaagggtggggaaacaatggagaacttcaatattatcatttaaccgcgcgccgCGCGgtagcaaaattcatatataaatttagagcaagagagaaggagtttctcttttgagaaaaaaaataaagaataaaaagaaaaaaaaacacaaagctacctttcttccctttcctcccttcccttttccttttctcccctcttttttcccttcttttttttttctttttggggacgtttttttttgggggggcgaccgcccccaccgccccccccccctggctacgcgcctgtgaAAGAGGGATGTATTTCAACTCATaatagatttgaaataaaaaaaaacattttcaccaTTAATATAACAACAGaggaaattatgattttatataaaatcaattacattCTTGGAGGAATAGATAAAATATTCTTGACGCATCAGTGCCTTCATTAGCCGTCCAAAAAATAGGGCCtccatcaaaataatgaaatcatgatgatcataaacATAATCTCTGTACCGGGCTCTATACACGCGGTGTTGTACTAAAAGAAATAAATCCATCAAAACTTGTAATTATCATTACCCTGGTGCAAATAAAAATATGCTCAAAGTAAAGATTACAAAGCAACACCGGCGTATCTAGTTGGAGGGGTGGGGGCTTGGGGCAAAGAAACCGACGAAATTTACAGCACGACTCAAGAAAAAAGgaacagaaaaaaaggaggaaaattgTGAAATGTGATGTTTCTTTCTAAATATTTCCCCTATGATATACatgcaaaaatacatgtatgtcctaaAATGTTTCAAATGTTCGCTCGCTTGtgaacttaaaggggaatccaacccaaataaaaacttgtttttataagaaaaagaaaaatcagacaagttgataggtgaaagtttgaacaatattggacaaacaccaagaaagttatgaatttttaaaagttgtaaatattggtaatcactatactcatggagacttcaaattggccgcatatggtatgtcatagtgatgtaaggcaaggactactcttccatgtactccaatacatattatggctaaaatgtcattttcccaaaagttttacttcaaattatatttttctttcatgaggacactaaacaatatactacctgggttatatttatattactgccccaggggaatgggtacctaggagaaaaccacaaatccctgataataaagtacatggcctatgggaaagttgtccttgccccttgtcataatttacttacccagttgccaatttgaaatgtacatactattagtgatctcaattttaaagcagctataactttcttattgcttgtccgatttctttcaaactttcaccattctgtttgatttatttttctccttcccaacaaaccattttatggccaaggttggattcccctttaaagaaatCTTGCCCTATATTCCATATTATATCCCCTCATGTTTTCTTTGCCTGAATACGTGACATAAAGAGACTGCATAATCATAACAGGAAGTATGTGGTTCCAACTCTATATCGCATCTCTTGATTTGAAGTACGGTTCAGAAAGTAAACGCGATGACCAATTAAGTTCATTGTTGCATCCTGCTTTAATATTGTCTAACATAGACATTCGACCAATCAGAATGGttgtttttcatttgtatttgattataattcttataatctgcctattgatttttattcatttttttgttacataACAGCTGTGCCTACCTGTGATGTTTCTACAGGCATTTCCAAAACGGAAGTGAGTATAGAATTTTCTTGGTTTAATTTTTATCATGTGCACATGTTCCTATCTAGCATagcatttttcatttatttcatattaaatccatgcaaaaataaataaatggaatacTCTAAACTGTAAAGGctttgtttgaaattttaagcgCGTTTTTTGTAAGCCCGTATTTTGTTTAAActctattaaaaatatttgatcaTTGTTTAAATGGTTAAAGTTTGTAAACAACTTGTTAAATACtataaacaatagttgttagagtgacgggcttaaacgaTGTGCTTAAATTATggaatacactctaaaaaaaaaggattggtCAAATTACCATTATCTTAGTTAATAATGTGTCTGACCGAGTTTCTAAACAATAATTTGGtcaatttttggcatttttctTGGTCGGATTAACCAAGAGAATTGTGATTTTGACCAATCTCTTTTAAGAGTGACTCCGTTCTCCCAGTGGGCCGGCCCTACATAACCGCATTATCATCAGTTCTTCTTACAGCAATTGCTGAGCCTGGTCTACGAACATAATTATGACGAATTGTATTTTCTAATACTAGGGTAATATTAAGATCATTCATAAATAATTCCTGTTATTTTATTCCTTGTCCTATCTATACAGTGTGATGAATACGTCGCTGCTGGTGCCATAACTGTGACATTCGACGGCAAATCCGACGTAAGTAtaaacatttatattctttttggttatgatattttatcaaacaatgaaagaaagaaggtaTATACAAAAGCGATACGTCCATAACGAGTAAAAAACATGGGTTTTATGCACGtggtataaatattttttttaaattaagtcGTATCGTCTTCGTTACATGGGTTTCACGGTTATTAATCACaagatattatattttatatcagatttttaaaatgacTTTAACATATCAAAAAAATAACGTTCATAAGAATGATAATTTTTCTCCTCCCAAACTACAAGGAAACTTGCTCAGAACTCCGATGTGATTCAGATGTTGAATATCAAATGGTTTTATTGTGAATTGATCCATATTTCGTTCGCAAATTATATATATAGTACATTTCAAAGGCTGTTTTAAACTGCCAACTATGGATGACATTATACTCAAGGATTTTCCCGTAATGAAGGACAATTATCTCTCATTCGATAATTCATTGAAATCTTTATCTTTCGTCtatattgggtttttttttaggcTTTAACTGATGTGGAAACGGAACTCTTCAAAGAAGTCATCGCTAACGTGACCAACGACTATGTTTTCCTTCCAGTTTTGTAAGTAAAATTCTGGttggtatttcataaagctgttcgtaaagttacgcacgactggaacatgttcttaggtcataaatcaacttcatagggatatcacatagcacaaaaaaggatcaccagtcgtgcgtaaagtcattcgtatcttacgaacagctgtTATGAAACACCCTCTGGGCTACAGGGCCTATAGGGTACACAACTGAGCAAGAAATAGCTAGGTCATGCTTCTTGATATGGGGAAAGGGGCAAAAGTTTACATAAGtacaagataagaaaaaggTAGAAAAGGGTCAAACGTCAGAACTATATATGGAAGCACTTTCCCGTTAAAAAAATGCGCCAGtgcacctccccccccccaaaaaaaaaaaaaatatacatatatatatacacaacaaaaaaagtaagtcccccttaaacaaacatcaataatttccgaaccaatgcgagtttttaatatatttttacatgagcgtgtaggtaattttataagctatcttctgagtaaatgttatggacatattttacgtcatgcttcagtgagcaccgtcagaaggcaaaaatgtcacttttcaaaagtcacaagccaaatatcattactttgattccattttattggaactaattccacattctcatcatgaaaaatagtcagaaggcttgaaaaaaggtactttctaaaagacgatacaactttttttggataaatttcacggttgaataaacacaagtccaaatttgctataattagatttttcacacatttctataaataaaaatgatagaatatgatgacagttattttttagAAGAGTATCTTCAGCAATATTCATCGATTCACGGttcaataaacatttattaaatacaaaaataagattttcaaatatcataggcatatattgtttcattttggtaactgaaaatgaccttttcTCAACtgtttcgttatgttcatgaccaattaacatgcttcaatgattcaaaggcgtttaattaaacattcacgcttgaatgaacatgtggaatgtgattagctcttttttacgttattggaaaaaatgcaatttgtaactatggatatctgtcacaaacctccatgcatagttcatttgatttgatttttatgaaaatcccgatgtttaatgcatcagtgagcacacaatattcgaaaattatgcaaataagaagaaagttcaaggccttggcggCTTGGTTATTtggaatggttattttggtgtgcgcgccttttggatatagtgttactctgaagccatgtgcgaagtttcatgaaataactgttggcagaagtaacaaaaaccgtccatgaaacaaaccctcatttcatatttgttaaaattttgaattcctctctcatagacttgtgtacattatcatttatgggtgcatatgtttaagaataagtaaccccttttttcaaggctgtctttagcaatgtcatttggcagtaatgtttatcaacccatgggcagaattctgtgcaaaaatgaaatcgatttgtttatttatggatgagtgagcacgcatcaaagtgggaaaattggtattttcaatcattttaaagggtaataaagtgaatattgggggcaaattcggtttgaaatgtgactttaattgctgtgtttttatcatccatcatttctatcatcaCACAATTTCCGAACTTTAACagttttcatggttgagcgagcacattcgaaaacttaggaatgaatactctttacactgcataaatgtattctttttctaacaatttctcatgatcagtttaatttatggacaaatcagtggtggatccagaattttaaaatgggggaggggtctataatcgggggagacaccaacattttcaaattttaacatgatctaacaagttgtagaggatactaccataaactcGGCCCTATGATAATAcctcacaatacaggggccgcggaacggttttcaaagtgggagagggggggctgaccatgcaaaaaatcacaatcgtatggtcatttttacatttttgtacatgcttttggaaaaaagtggggggctgagcccccccccccttccgcggcccctgcaatacattcaatcactcaaccatgaacatacgatattaAAATTGTGTgaagtggctaaatgatggatagtaaaacagcataacaccataaaattcacctaaaaacaacttttgcccaactttgtatttgcacaatctgaaaaacgactcttgtgactttaaaaaatggtcattttcaattcaatctttaatcactcatgcatgactcaaccgatcaatctcatttttcaccaggagttgcttaatgagtgtagaaaaccacctacgaaatatatctcaaaataattccgttcaaaaattacagcaatttgatttaggggggaatgactttttttgttgtgtatatattacatttttaaaattctctttctttttctaatttgcTCTGAGGCAATGTGAGCATCTAATTATAGTTCATTTCAACGGCATTAAGGCAAAACTTTATGCGGTAAACAAGATTACAtccatacaaataaaattcaattaatATCAGATTCAGATTATCTTATTTAAATGGTGAGCgggaaaaaatcattaaaattttcaatttttaatataacataacatctAACATTTTATCTaacatctttttaatgatattttcaattttgacttTCACATTTCAGAATGTGTTTCTTGCATGTTTATcatcccctcccccctcccccccccccaaaaaaaaaatattaataaatataaatatcgTTACTACCCTTTTTACTTATTCAAATTAGCCCAGAGCATGTGATCATCGTGCAGCGTGTTCGTAACACCGCAACCGATGAATTCGGCCTTGTGTTCTTCGTGCGTAACCCATCCCTTTCCGAGTTCATGCCCGTAGCACTCCGCAGGCAGGAGCTATACCTGATGGTGAAGCTAAACAACGGTATGATCAACGAATATCTTGGTCCCGGTTTGGCCATCACTGCCCAGGAGCCCCCATCTTCGTACCCATTGGCTATTCCAGCTTGGGCGATAGCTATCATTGGCTATGTCGGGCTGATTATCTTCATCTACTGCATCATGGTGTTGACTAGTGATTGGAGAAGGTATGTGGGCGAGGTTTAGATGGAATGCAAGGGatggcccctcccccccccccccaccacttcctgaaaaaaaatccccaaatcacttgatggtggtcatgatgatgacagaaatcataattattattataataatgttcgATATAAATAGAAAATCATTACTTCCACTACTACCAATAgatataacaataatgatgatcatgatcataataataacaataaatataatgataataatgataaagtgCTTAGAGAAATTCTAATAGatgctatataaatatattgaatcattatcattataaatcataatacatatgataataataatggagaTGATACTAATGCTTGGAGTAATaaaatggcaatgatgatgagcCCAGTGAAAATATTGTTATTAAGACATCACACATGAACTATTCCCCAATACAAGTCATAGGTATTCCCTATTTGGGGTGAAACACAAATTTGTCTAAAGTCACGTTATGTGCCTATTTACGAATCAAGCAGGAAATGTccagaacaaaaatatttttatcatcagcCTACTTTATTCAATTCTGTTTAGTACTATGTACTCTATTTCATCCCGATAGGAAAAAGTCTGAAGAGTTTGAGGCAAGTCTAGAGAAGGAGTACTATAACAATACAAATGGAGTGACTGCAGCAGGTGATGAGATACCAATGAAGAAGATACCAGCTAACAATGACTACCAGGAGATTACAGAGACCAAGAAGAATGATGGACTGTCCAAGATATCCATAGGAGTACAAACGCCTCGTCATGTCGCTGTTCAGGTAAGGGAAGACCATCAAGCTACCATTCATTCTAACATGGGGGgcattttatgaaacaaattgTCAATGACTTTTAAAGCTaacaaggaaaaaatatatcagtggaaaatcactgactgtttatttcataaaacactCCCCAGTTGGCTATAAATAATAGGTTTCTTGGCAATCCACGTCAAACCACTAGTGATGAATATCTTATGGGTAATAGGTTTCTTGACAATCCAAGTCAAACCACTGGTGAGCAATATCTTATGGGTAATAGGTTTCTTGGCAATCCACGTCAAACCACTAGTGATGAATATCTTATGGGTAATAGGTTTCTTGACAATCCAAGTCAAACCATTGGTGAGCAATATCTTATGGGTAATAGGTTTCTTGACAATCCAAGTCAAACCACTGGTGAGCAATATCTTATGGGTAATAGGTTTCTTGACAATCCAAGTCAAACCACTGGTGAGCAATATCTTATGGGTAATAGGTTTCTTGACAATTCAAGTTAAATTATATGTCATCAATATCTTATGGGTAATAGGTTTCTTGGCAATCCACGTCAAATCATAGGTGAGCAATATCTTACGGGTAATAGGTTTCTTGACAATCCAAGTCAAACCACTGGTGAGCAATATCTTATGGGTAATAGGTTTCTTGAGAATCACAGTTAAACAACAGGTGATCAATATCTTATGGGTAATAGGTTTCTTGACAATACAAGTTAAACCATATGTGATCACTTTCTTATGGGTAATAGGTTTCTTGACGATACAAGTTAAACCAAATGTGATCAATATCTTATTGGCAATAGGTTTCTTGACAATCCAAGTTAAACCATATGTGATCAAAATCTTATGGGTAATAGGTGTCTTGACAATCCAAGTTAAACCATATGTGATCAATATCTTATGGGTAATAAGTTTCTTGACAATCCAAGTTAAACCATACATGTGATCAATATCTTATGGGTATTAGGTTTCTTGACAATCCAAATTAAACCACAGGTGATCAATATCTTATGGGTAATAGGTTTCTTGACAATACAAGTTAAACAATATGTGATCAATGTCTTATGGGTAATAGGTTTCTTGGCAATCCAAGTCAAACCACAGGTGATCAATATCTTATGGGTAATAGGTTTTTTGACAATCCAAATTAAACAATGGGTGATCAATATCCTATCAGTGATAGGTTTCTTGACAGTCTATGTCAAACCACAGGTGATCAAAATCTTATGGGTAATAGGTTTCTTGACAATCCAAGTTAAACCACAGGTGATCAATATCTTATGGGTAATAGGTTTCTTGACAATACAAGTTAAACCATATGTGATCAATATCTTATGGGTAATAGGTTTCTTGACAATCCAAGTTTAACCACAGGTGATCAATATCTTATGGCTAATAGGTTTCTTGACAATACAAGTTAAACCAAATTTGATCAATATCTTATTGGCAATAGGTTTCTTGATAATCCAAGTTAAACCATATGTGATCAAAATCTTATGGGTATTGGGTTTCTTGACAATCCAAATTAAACAACGGGTGATCAATATCCTATCAGTGATAGGTTTCTTGACAGTCCATGTCAAACCACAGGTGATCAATATCTTATGTGTAATAGGCTTCTTAATGAATGAGATCAATGCCATAATGGACAATTCAAGCCAACAATAGGTGAACAGGTGAAGTTACTCAATAATccaaataatatcaaataagaTTCTGGAGCACAAGGTTTGTGAAACAATTACGTGACCTCATGGCAATGAGGTTTCTTTGCGAGCATTTCAATTAATTCCATATGTAATCAATGTCTCACAGGCATATGTTTTCAGTTGTGACAGTTCAATAATTTATACTTCAAAACTCTATCTTTTAAAGATATTGTATCAAGACAATTGACCAGTCAAAAAATTCAGATCTTATATTTTGAGGGATTTTAggtttgattaaacatgtataTCATCCATTAATTTGAACAATCCATACTCCAAGAGTCATTTTTAGACACAAATGGCATTCATATATGCCAGAAGGGAATTTCTGTAACTCCATTAAACACCTATAATCAAAATGTATGgaattgggttttttttttaaaatgtcattccAGGGCAACCATAAGTGATCGAAGACCTATTTTTAGATATATCTAACCCACCCTTGTTTTCCACATCTATCCCTTCTAGGTTGACCCAGATGATATAGTAGGTGGTCAGTCTTCGCCCGCTCCGAGTCAGACAAGCACCACAGAAGTGGTGATCGAAAATGGCCATTCCACGATCGATGACGAACCTGCATACGACTCCCCAGATATTCCAGACACTGCCCCCATCGTTACTCATACAAATGAAGGCGACGCCGATAAAGAAGCCGATGATGCAGCGGCGGCTATAGAGGGCGCTTTAAATGAAGGTTTTGCAGAGGATGAAACGGACGTTGCTCAACCTTCCACGAACCTCTAGCTTTAGCTCAAAAACAGAGAAAGATCTCTCGTGTGATGTGACGGAAGGTGACCTGACCTCAGATCGACTTGACCTTGGAATCTCACATAGTCTTTGcactttaaatttttttttcttatctctGTCTTGTTAGAATGACGATTTGATAGTTATGATATTATAATCAGCCTTGTAGCAGTTTGATGCACATGACACAAagtcactcttttttttttaaagagaattttTTCCCTATATACAGCATGAATTATTTGATAATAGGAAATCAACAAgattaatattaattatatgGATAAAGAATGCTTAgcaacataaaaaatatcaatttgtaaCATCTCATTCCTATTTCTTtatctcgctctctctctccctttctctttatATGAACTCTCTGAATTCCTGTTGTCTATGTACTAGGTGTATTCAGTTTCAGTAGgcgaatcccccccccctctctctctctttctctctctctgattattctctgtctctttctctctctttcatttaatttttactCTCTCTTTGATATGCAAATCTTGATGTTTTCATGTCTGATGAGGGGAAAGATTATCATAACAGAATGACAGGGAAGGAAAATCAATTATATGCAGCATAGATGATCCTGAatttttctttatgattttgTCCCAAAACTCTTGCCAGCTATTATGAACTGTGGAAAAGGCGAAGATGATATACACATACCACAGGAACATTCAAGCATTGATTAGTGAATAACCATCACATTTGGCTTGTatcaacaatgaaaatttaaaagtAGTACAGAAAGCTCTGTCGTAGATAGAGAATCAAACATTTTTGGTGAATATGTGTGTTTCATAATACGGTTCCATGTCATTGCTCCGAAGAAAAATCTGCAAGTTAAGCCAAACTTAAAACCCAACGTCCAAAACGAAATAAACCCCAATCCTAATCTTTACATGATTCTTAACCAAAAACTTCAATCGTAACGCTACCCATGTACCCTCTGAGATACTtagaccagagcaaatgtcacatGTCGTGTCACCCATAATACCTCATTTTGCCATCACTCCAACTTTGTACTCGGCACCATGCATTAATTGGTATTTCTCCTTCAAATCCATTGCAACCAGTTTTCCTGGAATCTCATTTATAAGTTCTACCAATCAATTCTTGTTCTTCCCTGCAGTGACATCCATCTTATCAGAGCCCCATTGAATAAGTCACTAGTATCGTAACTTTCataaaatccttgattttgattggctgttgggtCATGTTACCATAGTAATTACCATTGGAAGGCAAAGTTACCAAAATCTGATAATAGTAACTTTTGTGCAACGGGCCCAGTTCTCATTCACACCCCATGCTATTTTGTACATCTCGGGGAAAGTTTCAAGCAGCCTCTTGTGATGTTGTTGGTGCATGAATTATGAAACACACAAATGGTATTTATAAACACATGTAGACAAAGGGAAATATCTCAAATGAAACTATGGTCCCACAGTGTAATAATAGACATGCTGATTAATACCCCTGAAAATGATCAAATAAATTGCATTAAATTAAGCTTAATTGTCATTACGTGTGTTTTGTGAATATTGTAATTTGTTGTGTCATAAATATGGTACATTCTAGATATAATACAAACTATGAAACAACCGCATCCTGAAGTTGTTTTGTTTTaacagaaatgttaaatattttgTACATTATACAAAAGACTCTGCTTAAGTCGACCTTGCATAAATTGGACAATCAGGtctatgacatttgctctgacgacaattgctccgatggaaaatctccATGTttagccaaacataaaacctgacctccaaaactaaaccctaatccttatctttacactattctgaaccaaaatctCTATTACAACCCTAACAAATCAATTTGTATGCCTTAACTCTAATGTCTTCTgacaaatgtcgcaggagcatatgTTGTGTCACTGAATAATCACCAAAGTCAAAACATGTTTCCAGACCAAAATATGCAAACATATATTATTTGGCTCTTCTAAGACAAATTTTACCGATAGAAGTTGGAAAGATTCTTGTGTCCACAACATATCCTACTGAGGTAGATCAACCAGTACATAGCCAGTAACGGATCTGTTTGTTTTATCTTAATCAAAAGCGTAAAGATGAACTTTATGTCAACTGGATAACAAAGATGGcacatgatgatggtgatgatgatgatggacaTTATGgctatgaagatgatgatgataaacaataataataatgatgttcatactaaataataatgatacaattATGAAGATTACGATGACgatgaagttgatgatgatgatgataataaaaagacATAATCCTCACAAAAGTCACCAAGCCACAGAGAGCTCAAGATGTTATCAATAAACACAACACTAACTTTTTATAGGTACAGACATAATCTTTCTTCGATTTCTCTGTCTCTCACACTGTCTATCCATCTCTCTATTTTggctctgtctctctctccctctctccccctctatctctctctattttGTTTCTTTGCTCTCTCCTCTTTCTGAGCCTCTTTCTCCCTTACATTTCACTCTCGTCCCccctcattttcttttatgaataTCTCCGTTTGTCAATTTTGTCCTTCAATGAAATATGTCAATATGCAACCAATGAATCAAATTTGTATGCCTTATCCGCGACTGAAATAATTTAATATCTGATCTTACATAGATGAGTATAGATATATCACAACAGCTAAAATCGAAGGGTCCAGTAGTTTTCTTAACATGAATTTAACATGAAAAGTGCAGATTAAACTATCATCTACCATCAAACTTGGCGAATTAATTCTGAAATTGGTAAGACTAGAATTCATAGTGTTGTGTAGTCACAATCGAACCACCATGAATGTGCATCATTTACAttctatgaaatattcaaagcaattataaaagaaatgttCATAGTTCTTAATAGAATATTTAATAGCAAGCCCATTTAAGGGCATTTGTTATCTAACCTAGAGATGATACACACAGAATAGTAAGgatcaaatcaaaataataacatttgataaTTATCATCAGAACAGATCTCTAGATCAATTATAACATTAAGTCATTTATTGCCTCCTATTATCAGACCAGATATCGAGAtcaataataacattattacaTCATTTATTGTCCCTCTACTTATGGGTAGtttcaaaattcatgataaCCTTAACATGTCTCTTCTGGTACTGGCGCCACTCCCATGAAATATATACCTGGTATTCACATATTACTTGTTTAAATGGTGGCGTTTTACGCCACATTGGACCTCACGAAGCCC contains:
- the LOC129272138 gene encoding uncharacterized protein LOC129272138, which encodes MKTLLLAVVVILTISSVNGQAVPTCDVSTGISKTECDEYVAAGAITVTFDGKSDALTDVETELFKEVIANVTNDYVFLPVFPEHVIIVQRVRNTATDEFGLVFFVRNPSLSEFMPVALRRQELYLMVKLNNGMINEYLGPGLAITAQEPPSSYPLAIPAWAIAIIGYVGLIIFIYCIMVLTSDWRRKKSEEFEASLEKEYYNNTNGVTAAGDEIPMKKIPANNDYQEITETKKNDGLSKISIGVQTPRHVAVQVDPDDIVGGQSSPAPSQTSTTEVVIENGHSTIDDEPAYDSPDIPDTAPIVTHTNEGDADKEADDAAAAIEGALNEGFAEDETDVAQPSTNL